The following proteins come from a genomic window of Proteiniborus sp. DW1:
- a CDS encoding metallophosphoesterase: MLISKINISIKLITIILVIIIGLIIFFYLQNNWISKTRLKVSFQGLPKNFEGFRIVHISDLHNKSFGKEQQYLIKQIKDEKPDIIIITGDLIDSRRYNEYIAMQFINEAVEIAPVYYVTGNHELRSGKFNSLEKQLINAGVGVLRNSWEEIDIEGQSIIIAGVDDPYTGIRYREPIVIDKYLQEVQNDLDENSFKILLSHRPEKIEAYAAYGFDLVFSGHAHGGQFRIPFLGGLVVPNQGFFPKYTSGIHNMENTTMIISRGLGNSIIPQRIFNRPEIIIAELYVK, from the coding sequence ATGCTCATAAGCAAAATTAATATAAGTATTAAGTTAATTACTATAATATTAGTAATTATTATAGGTCTTATAATATTTTTTTATCTACAGAATAACTGGATTTCAAAAACTAGACTAAAGGTTAGTTTTCAAGGACTTCCAAAGAATTTTGAAGGATTTAGGATTGTACACATATCAGATTTGCATAACAAGTCTTTTGGAAAAGAACAACAGTATTTAATAAAACAAATAAAAGACGAGAAACCAGATATTATAATAATTACAGGTGACTTAATAGATAGTAGGCGGTATAATGAATATATAGCAATGCAATTTATAAATGAAGCAGTTGAAATTGCTCCTGTGTATTATGTAACTGGTAATCATGAATTGCGTTCAGGTAAATTTAATTCTCTAGAAAAGCAACTTATAAATGCTGGTGTTGGAGTCCTAAGAAATAGCTGGGAAGAGATAGATATAGAAGGTCAAAGTATTATTATTGCAGGTGTCGATGATCCTTATACTGGAATAAGATATAGGGAGCCTATTGTAATAGATAAATATTTGCAAGAAGTCCAAAATGACCTAGATGAAAATAGCTTTAAAATATTGCTATCTCATAGACCTGAAAAAATAGAGGCTTATGCAGCTTATGGCTTTGATTTAGTATTTAGTGGTCATGCACATGGAGGCCAATTTAGGATTCCTTTTTTAGGAGGGTTAGTAGTTCCTAATCAAGGCTTTTTTCCTAAGTACACATCTGGCATTCATAATATGGAGAATACTACTATGATAATAAGCAGAGGATTAGGAAATAGTATAATACCCCAGCGCATTTTCAATAGACCAGAAATAATAATTGCAGAGCTTTATGTAAAATAA
- the mgtE gene encoding magnesium transporter — MEKVLELIRENKLMQARNELIDMNVVDIAQLLDETNQEKMLIIFRILPKDISADVFSYLSYEKQRYIIESITDKEIKNIINELFLDDTIDFLEELPANVVKKVLKNTDENTRALINQFLKYPENSAGSIMTIEYVDLKKKMTVKEALEHIRKTGIDKETINTCYVMDKNRRLEGVISIRQLILNDDDTIINDIMDENVIYVHTLEDQEDVADTFRKYDFTSMPVVDNENRLVGIITIDDIVDIIEQENTEDFQKMAAMVPSEEEYLKTSVFSLAKHRVMWLLVLMISATFTGNIIKKFEDVLQSVVVLAAFIPMLMDTGGNAGSQSSTLVIRGLALGEIKAKDILKVIWKELRVSIVVGITLAIVNFLRIFLLEKTDFYISLAICISLFFTVVIAKVVGGVLPILAKKLKMDPAIMASPLITTIVDAFALLIYFTAATALLGI, encoded by the coding sequence ATGGAAAAGGTTTTAGAACTAATTAGAGAAAATAAACTCATGCAAGCTAGAAACGAACTAATTGACATGAATGTAGTGGATATAGCACAGCTCCTAGATGAGACAAATCAGGAAAAGATGCTTATTATATTTAGAATCTTGCCAAAAGATATATCAGCTGATGTGTTTTCCTATTTGTCATATGAGAAACAGAGGTATATTATTGAATCTATAACTGATAAAGAGATAAAGAATATTATAAATGAACTATTTTTAGACGATACAATTGACTTCTTAGAAGAACTTCCTGCAAATGTAGTAAAAAAAGTCCTTAAAAATACAGATGAAAATACAAGAGCATTGATAAATCAGTTTTTAAAATATCCTGAAAACTCTGCTGGAAGTATTATGACTATAGAGTACGTAGACCTAAAAAAGAAAATGACCGTCAAAGAAGCTTTGGAGCATATTAGAAAAACAGGTATAGATAAAGAGACTATAAACACCTGTTATGTTATGGATAAAAACAGGAGACTTGAAGGTGTTATATCCATAAGACAATTGATTTTAAATGATGATGATACCATAATAAACGATATAATGGACGAAAATGTAATATATGTGCATACTCTTGAAGATCAAGAGGATGTAGCAGATACATTTAGAAAATATGATTTTACCTCTATGCCTGTAGTAGACAATGAAAACAGACTCGTAGGTATCATTACAATTGATGATATAGTAGATATTATAGAGCAGGAAAACACAGAAGACTTTCAAAAGATGGCTGCTATGGTACCATCTGAAGAGGAGTATCTCAAAACAAGTGTGTTTTCTTTAGCTAAACATAGAGTTATGTGGCTTTTAGTTCTTATGATTTCAGCCACCTTTACTGGAAATATTATAAAAAAATTTGAAGACGTACTCCAATCAGTAGTAGTATTGGCGGCATTTATACCCATGCTAATGGATACAGGGGGGAATGCTGGTTCACAATCATCTACTCTTGTTATACGTGGATTAGCTCTAGGTGAGATTAAGGCAAAGGATATACTAAAGGTTATATGGAAGGAATTGCGAGTAAGTATTGTTGTAGGTATAACATTAGCAATTGTTAATTTCCTAAGAATTTTCTTGCTTGAAAAAACAGACTTTTATATATCATTAGCTATTTGCATAAGCTTATTCTTTACTGTAGTTATTGCGAAGGTAGTAGGGGGAGTATTGCCTATATTAGCTAAAAAACTTAAGATGGATCCTGCAATTATGGCTAGTCCATTGATCACAACAATAGTAGATGCTTTTGCACTTTTAATATATTTTACTGCTGCTACCGCTTTGTTAGGAATTTAG